Proteins encoded together in one Methanomassiliicoccales archaeon window:
- a CDS encoding pyridoxal phosphate-dependent aminotransferase translates to MLNRPSAIREIMRMTDEKNVRRMGLDPTDIISFGGGWVGHKAPERLREIYQDICADPQIFHEAGAYPPTPGLRACREQLARLDDELFGVEVREENVLISQSSTQLTHDVFRAIANPGDCVVLLDPTYANYYGQLVFSLPHYNGGVKPEAKVAYLKTFDAETWSFMPDVDASIGELEDIFRKEKPNSMLIPSPDNPTGQVVSDKFVKAAMELCQENDAYLLLDNAYKTQCFLETMPDYYSWSPDEFENLILIYSNSKWARGLGRRMGWIIASDMVVNGLTQMLNYSLLCADNLHQLAMAGFLEQTLDDGSLKNYLDDTRNAYKRAAKVTVDAIDEYCGTRRLLPQGGIYTLAEFGDGSDSFVTELMKNTGVLFVPGIGFGESARPGVRVSYGPLVEDMDKIVEGMKRVGEYLHEN, encoded by the coding sequence ATGCTCAACAGGCCATCCGCCATCCGCGAGATCATGCGGATGACCGACGAGAAGAATGTCCGCCGTATGGGTCTCGACCCCACCGACATTATTTCATTCGGGGGAGGATGGGTTGGCCACAAGGCACCTGAGAGGCTCAGAGAGATCTACCAGGATATCTGTGCCGATCCTCAAATCTTCCATGAGGCGGGGGCCTACCCGCCAACGCCCGGACTCAGGGCATGCAGGGAACAGCTGGCTCGCCTTGACGACGAGCTGTTTGGAGTGGAAGTGAGGGAAGAGAACGTTCTCATTTCCCAATCATCCACCCAGCTCACGCACGACGTCTTCAGGGCAATTGCAAATCCGGGGGATTGCGTGGTGCTCCTAGATCCGACCTATGCCAACTACTACGGGCAGCTGGTCTTCTCGTTGCCCCACTACAACGGTGGGGTGAAGCCAGAGGCGAAGGTGGCGTATCTCAAGACCTTTGATGCGGAGACATGGTCATTCATGCCAGATGTCGATGCCTCAATAGGAGAGCTGGAGGACATCTTCCGAAAGGAGAAGCCTAACTCCATGCTGATCCCGTCTCCAGACAACCCCACTGGACAGGTTGTCAGCGACAAGTTCGTCAAGGCTGCCATGGAACTGTGTCAGGAGAATGACGCGTATCTTCTGCTTGATAACGCGTACAAGACACAGTGCTTCCTTGAAACCATGCCTGATTACTACTCATGGTCCCCGGATGAGTTCGAGAACCTCATTCTCATCTACTCGAACTCGAAATGGGCTAGAGGTCTAGGAAGGAGAATGGGATGGATAATAGCCTCCGATATGGTGGTCAATGGACTAACCCAGATGCTGAACTATTCACTCCTCTGCGCCGACAATCTTCACCAGCTGGCGATGGCGGGATTCCTTGAACAGACATTGGACGATGGAAGCCTCAAGAATTACTTGGATGATACTCGAAATGCCTACAAAAGGGCGGCCAAGGTCACGGTGGATGCCATCGACGAGTACTGCGGTACAAGAAGGCTTTTGCCACAGGGAGGAATATACACACTAGCTGAGTTCGGGGATGGGAGCGATTCCTTCGTAACTGAGCTGATGAAGAACACTGGCGTCCTATTCGTTCCAGGCATTGGCTTTGGAGAGAGTGCGAGACCTGGAGTCAGAGTTTCCTATGGACCTCTTGTAGAGGATATGGACAAGATCGTAGAAGGCATGAAGCGAGTGGGCGAGTACCTGCACGAAAACTGA